From Scleropages formosus chromosome 1, fSclFor1.1, whole genome shotgun sequence, a single genomic window includes:
- the LOC108933175 gene encoding retinoic acid-induced protein 2-like, translated as MENGQPGLPLDTASPPAPVNGGGRGATVGEGTAKLENAITQLITAEAWNLNTSGLARKPLSPLVAVPAPSLLGSTAGAEPQGGMALKVAATVLQPICLGESPVVLPIHLQMAGSGAPPLGPAANASYLMAGQGPVSLPLVLEQQVFQHLSSPSLQQGAPCPAASLQNGTLCQNTSLPFTQPQPLDQKSSGQPQDPGVLPLLQNPAFAAILQDLFPLQNNLNSSACHTAASTPTDHFSSTFFPPPPPLVHPYSSPLSPLVPPATLLVPYPIIVPLPVPLPVPIPVPIPIPQNADSKVFVDPPKPTCTLSKGTQTNAKETTGPVRLLQSAAPSPPFPAEGEVLDLSVKVLPVQTKQEVPLQQDSVLDLSVASRRKACVQSFLSREPPGACRPAQDAGSAALSLEVLRPMECAQKLDSKLLSGLASLEFSRQHKWVVDGSGRQGGEPKGSGGGGNFEIVSTSQTAKVIVSVKDAMPAIFCGKLKGLSGVSTKNFSIKHDANQEAVLQQCFSARAPGELRGPTEALKKTSKNRAIKLKKVNSQEIHLLPIKKQRLAAFFPRK; from the coding sequence ATGGAGAACGGCCAGCCCGGGCTGCCCTTGGACACGGCGAGCCCCCCGGCCCCTGTGAACGGTGGCGGCAGGGGCGCAACTGTTGGTGAGGGGACCGCCAAGCTGGAGAATGCCATCACTCAGCTGATCACAGCCGAGGCCTGGAACCTTAACACCAGTGGACTCGCAAGGAAGCCCCTCTCCCCTCTGGTGGCAGTTCCGGCACCTTCCTTGCTCGGTTCCACCGCCGGCGCCGAGCCCCAGGGTGGAATGGCTCTCAAAGTGGCTGCCACTGTCCTCCAGCCCATCTGCCTAGGGGAGAGCCCAGTGGTGCTGCCTATCCACCTGCAGATGGCTGGGAGCGGAGCGCCCCCCTTGGGCCCGGCTGCCAACGCTTCCTACCTCATGGCCGGTCAGGGCCCTGTTTCCCTGCCCCTTGTCCTGGAACAGCAGGTGTTCCAGCACCTgagctctccctccctccagcagggggcaccgtGTCCAGCCGCATCCCTGCAGAATGGCACCCTGTGTCAGAATACCTCCCTGCCCTTCACCCAGCCACAACCCCTGGACCAGAAGTCTTCAGGGCAGCCCCAGGATCCGGGCGTCCTGCCCCTCCTACAGAATCCCGCCTTTGCGGCCATCCTGCAGGACCTGTTCCCCTTGCAGAACAACCTGAACTCCTCCGCCTGCCACACTGCTGCATCCACCCCAACGGACCACTTCTCCTCcacctttttcccccctccGCCACCACTTGTGCACCCCTACAGCTCCCCGCTTTCGCCCCTGGTCCCTCCGGCCACGCTCCTGGTTCCCTACCCCATCATCGTCCCCTTGCCGGTGCCTCTTCCGGTCCCCATCCCcgtccccatccccatcccacAGAACGCGGACTCAAAGGTGTTTGTAGACCCACCGAAACCAACTTGCACCTTGAGCAAAGGCACACAGACAAATGCAAAAGAGACCACCGGTCCTGTGCGTCTCTTGCAGTCGGCCGCCCCATCCCCCCCGTTCCCTGCCGAGGGGGAAGTGCTGGACCTCTCGGTGAAAGTTCTGCCAGTACAAACAAAGCAGGAAGTTCCACTTCAGCAGGACAGCGTCCTTGATCTTTCTGTAGCCAGCAGGAGGAAGGCCTGCGTCCAGTCCTTCCTCAGTAGGGAGCCACCAGGGGCTTGTCGCCCTGCCCAGGACGCTGGCAGTGCCGCCCTGTCCCTGGAGGTCCTGCGGCCCATGGAGTGCGCGCAGAAGCTCGACTCCAAGCTCCTGAGTGGCCTGGCATCCCTGGAGTTCAGCCGGCAGCACAAGTGGGTGGTGGACGGCAGTGGGCGTCAGGGCGGCGAGCCCAAGGGCAGTGGCGGCGGGGGGAACTTTGAGATCGTAAGCACATCCCAGACAGCCAAGGTCATAGTATCAGTCAAGGACGCCATGCCCGCCATATTCTGTGGCAAGCTCAAGGGCCTCTCTGGGGTTTCCACCAAGAACTTCTCCATTAAGCACGATGCCAACCAAGAGGCTGTTCTGCAGCAGTGTTTCAGCGCCAGAGCCCCGGGGGAGCTGCGTGGCCCTACGGAAGCCCTCAAAAAGACCTCCAAGAACAGGGCCATCAAGCTGAAAAAGGTCAACTCCCAGGAAATCCACCTCCTGCCCATCAAGAAGCAGCGTCTGGCTGCTTTCTTCCCTAGGAAATGA